The DNA sequence CTTTTTTACGTCATCTTTCTCATGGTCATGGGGCTTCCAATCATGGTGTGCGAGTATTCAATGGGACGGGCAAGCAGAAGGAACTTGGCTGGAGCAATGCTGACACTTGAGCCTGCAGGTACAAAGTGGCATATCTATGGCTACGTGGGCGTTTTGGGCAATTTAATCTTGATGATGTTTTATACGACTGTTTCGGGATGGGGTATGGCTTATATCTATTATTCAGCCGCAGGCCGTCTTTCAGGGCTCACACCGCAGGAGGTAGGAGCCTTCTTTAATTCCTTTATCTCAAATGTCCCGGAAGTGACCATCTGGATGGCCTTGACGGTGGTATTGGGTTTTATGGTGTGTTCGATAGGATTGCAGGCAGGAGTAGAGCGGGCAAGCAAAGTATTGATGTCAGGCCTTTTCCTGCTCTTGATAGTTCTCATTGTGCGTTCTGTTACGCTGCCAGGCGCAGAAAAAGGACTGGCTTTTTATCTTAAGCCGGATTTTTCCAAGCTGAATTGGGAAGCGGTCTATGCAGCGATGAGCCAGGCGTTCTTCTCCCTGAGCTTAGGGATAGGAAGCATGACGATTTTCGGAAGTTATCTGAGCAAGGATCGTGCCCTTATGGGCGAATCGATATACGTCATATTTTTTGGAGCCCTATCGGCCCTGATGTCTGGCTTAGTGATCTTTCCTGCCTGTTTTGCCTTTGGAGTGGACGCCGGGGCAGGGCCTGGATTGATATTCGTGACACTTCCCAACGTGTTCAACTCGATGGTGGGAGGAAGGTTGTGGGGGACGCTCTTTTTCATCTTCTTATCCTTTGCCTCGTTGACCACTGTGATAGCAGTATTTGAGCACCTCATAGCCTTCGCCATGGACGAGTGGAAGTGGAGCAGGAAGAAGGCCTCTTACGTGGGCATCGTGGTCCTGTTCATCGCCTCATTGCCTTGCGTCTTGGGATTCGGGCCTTGGAGCGGATTTCACCCACTTGGCGGCAATACGGGAATACTTGATCTGGAGGACTTCATTGTCGGTTTCAACCTGCTTCCGTTGGGGTCCCTCATATTTGTATTGTTTTGCACACTTAAGCGAGGATGGGGATGGCATAACTTTATTAGGGAGGCCAACATTGGCATAGGGCCAAAGTTTCCAGAGACTCTTAGGGGCTACATGACCCATGTATTGCCCTTCGCGATCCTTTTTATATTCGTGATGGGTTATTATCAATTTTTCAGGGTGGGCTAAGGCCGGACTTATTTCCGCTATTGATGATATTTGCCGTGTGGGATATTATATAACTATATCATAAATGAAATAATTTTCCATGTGGAGGAATCTAAATGCCTGGCGTTGTCAACATACGAGTCTTGGACCGAGCAGTGGATGTCATGAACTGTCTTGCCGATATCGGACAACCTGTCGGCCTGTCGGATATTGTCGATAGGATCTCCCTGCCTAAGACCACCGTCTTTCGGATCTTGAACACCTTGGAAGGACATTCCTTGGTGGTTCGCTACAACGGCCAATACGCAATCGGGCCTGCCGTGCTCTTTTGGGCGAGCGCCTATAAGGCGCAAAATGTGCTGCTTGAGATGGCTAAGCCTTATTTAGTGGAACTTTGGGACTTCACGAGGGAGACGGTGCATCTTATATCCTTCGACGGAGAAGAGGCTTACTACATAGAAAAATTGGATACGCCTCATCCTGTCAGAATGCATTCTCGCATAGGGGCTCACTTAATCCTTTATAGCACCGCAGCAGGCAAGGCAATTTTGTCCGCCTTGACCAAGGAAGAGATTGACGAATATTTGAATAAAGTAACTCTCGTTCCTAGAACTCCCAATACCATTGTCGACAAGGAAAGGTTGCTCGAGGAGTTGTCTAAGATCCGGCAGGAAGGATTTGCCAAGGACCTGCAGGAAAATGAAGAGGGGATTTGTTGCGTTGGTGCAGCCGTATTACAAAACGGGCGCCCAGTGGGAGCCATAAGCGTTTCCGCCCCGGCTTACAGATTCACCGCGGAAAAGATGCTTGAAGCCGGAAGGAAGGTCCAGGAAGTGGCGGCAAAGGTCTCGGAGGCGTTGAGCTCGATCCCAAGCATTCGTTAAAAGGTGGATGACAATGTCAGTATTGCGAATCACTGGAAATGATAATGTCGCAGTTGCATTGAAAGGGTTGAACATCGATGACGTCGTCGAGATCGACGGGCAAAGCCTCCTTATCAAAGATGAGATACCCCCTGCTCATAAGGTGGCCATCAAGCTCATAAGGCAGGGCGAAGACGTCATCAAGTACGGATTTTCCATTGGAAGGGCGACGCAGGAGATCCAGCCGGGGAAACATGTTCATACCCATAATCTTAAGACCAACCTGGAAGGCGTAGAAGAATATGTCTATGAACCAAAACAATATTTACATTGTCCCGACTCTTTTGCTACACCAAATTTTAAAGCTTTCATTCGTAAAAACGGTTGTATAGGAATAAGAAACGAGATATGTATAGTACCAACGGTCGGTTGCATAAATGAAGTAGGTCATCTCATCCTGAACGAAGCCAAACGCCGTCTTAAAGGGAGCCCCTATGCAAGCTTGCTCGATGATTTTAATGTAATGGCTCATCCCTTTGGTTGTTCGCAGCTGGGTGGAGATTTAGAAAAAACGCAAAAGATACTTTCATCAATTGTTAAGCATCCAAATGCAGGCGGAGTTTTGGTATTAGGATTGGGATGTGAGAACAATACCCTGGAGTCCTTTTCGGAACACCTAAATGGTATTGACGAGGAACGAGTTCGTTTCCTTATAGCACAGGAAGTAGACGATGAAGTTGATGCTGGCGCTGCGATCATTTGTGAGCTTGTCGAGAAGGCGTATTCAGACAAGCGTGAAGATGTACCACTTTCGTCTTTAGTTGTAGGATTAAAATGTGGTGGCTCTGACGGATTTTCGGGCATAACCGCCAACCCTTTGCTTGGAGCGTTTTCTGATCTCCTCATCTGCTCAGGCGGTAGCTCTGTCCTTACGGAAGTTCCGGAGATGTTTGGCGCCGAAAGGCTTTTGATGGAAAGGGCGGAAAGCGAGGAGGTC is a window from the Acetomicrobium flavidum genome containing:
- a CDS encoding UxaA family hydrolase, which produces MSVLRITGNDNVAVALKGLNIDDVVEIDGQSLLIKDEIPPAHKVAIKLIRQGEDVIKYGFSIGRATQEIQPGKHVHTHNLKTNLEGVEEYVYEPKQYLHCPDSFATPNFKAFIRKNGCIGIRNEICIVPTVGCINEVGHLILNEAKRRLKGSPYASLLDDFNVMAHPFGCSQLGGDLEKTQKILSSIVKHPNAGGVLVLGLGCENNTLESFSEHLNGIDEERVRFLIAQEVDDEVDAGAAIICELVEKAYSDKREDVPLSSLVVGLKCGGSDGFSGITANPLLGAFSDLLICSGGSSVLTEVPEMFGAERLLMERAESEEVFQKIVKLINGFKEYFISHGQPVYENPSPGNKAGGITTLEEKSLGCVQKGGRAPVVDVLFYGDRVKKNGLNLLESPGNDLVSSTALGAAGCHMILFSTGRGTPFGTFVPTVKVSTNSDLYRRKERWIDFNAGSLLEGVAMEELLRDFLRKVIDIASGERTKSEENGFKQIAIWKDGVTL
- a CDS encoding sodium-dependent transporter, encoding MAEREQLATRLGFILVSAGCAVGLGNVWRFPYITGRYGGAIFVLFYVIFLMVMGLPIMVCEYSMGRASRRNLAGAMLTLEPAGTKWHIYGYVGVLGNLILMMFYTTVSGWGMAYIYYSAAGRLSGLTPQEVGAFFNSFISNVPEVTIWMALTVVLGFMVCSIGLQAGVERASKVLMSGLFLLLIVLIVRSVTLPGAEKGLAFYLKPDFSKLNWEAVYAAMSQAFFSLSLGIGSMTIFGSYLSKDRALMGESIYVIFFGALSALMSGLVIFPACFAFGVDAGAGPGLIFVTLPNVFNSMVGGRLWGTLFFIFLSFASLTTVIAVFEHLIAFAMDEWKWSRKKASYVGIVVLFIASLPCVLGFGPWSGFHPLGGNTGILDLEDFIVGFNLLPLGSLIFVLFCTLKRGWGWHNFIREANIGIGPKFPETLRGYMTHVLPFAILFIFVMGYYQFFRVG
- a CDS encoding IclR family transcriptional regulator; amino-acid sequence: MPGVVNIRVLDRAVDVMNCLADIGQPVGLSDIVDRISLPKTTVFRILNTLEGHSLVVRYNGQYAIGPAVLFWASAYKAQNVLLEMAKPYLVELWDFTRETVHLISFDGEEAYYIEKLDTPHPVRMHSRIGAHLILYSTAAGKAILSALTKEEIDEYLNKVTLVPRTPNTIVDKERLLEELSKIRQEGFAKDLQENEEGICCVGAAVLQNGRPVGAISVSAPAYRFTAEKMLEAGRKVQEVAAKVSEALSSIPSIR